One window from the genome of Kaistella carnis encodes:
- the atpB gene encoding F0F1 ATP synthase subunit A codes for MNKRISSLFFVLFLTLSGVFTYAQHEVEAKPTESLEQKIQEDNQKFDAKSMIMSHISDANEWHILTLNEGTPEENHVSIPLPVIIKDKRGLHMFMSSAIAHGHEHDGYTLENGIVKSTQGLEQAKLFSLLSGKHNSDNAFYDFSITKNVAAIFISIFFMFLVFIGMARGYSKSLVPSGFGRFMEPVILFIRDEVAIPNIGAKKYKKYMPYLLTVFFFIWFNNMFGLIPFAPFGYNLTGNIATTAVLAIITLLITLFSANKDYWKHIFMPPVPLLLYPIMVPIEIIGIFTKPFALMMRLFANITAGHIMVLAIMSLIFIFKTPLLGFASVPLGLFIGMLEILVAALQAYIFTVLSALFIGMAVQEHEHEGAH; via the coding sequence ATGAACAAGAGAATTTCTTCTTTATTTTTCGTTTTATTTCTAACACTTTCAGGTGTTTTCACTTATGCACAGCATGAGGTTGAAGCCAAGCCTACTGAAAGTTTGGAGCAAAAAATCCAAGAGGATAATCAAAAATTTGATGCGAAGAGTATGATCATGAGTCACATCAGCGATGCGAATGAGTGGCATATCCTAACATTAAATGAAGGAACGCCTGAAGAAAACCATGTTTCTATTCCTTTGCCGGTTATCATTAAAGACAAAAGGGGCCTTCACATGTTCATGTCTAGTGCGATAGCACATGGGCACGAGCACGATGGTTATACTTTAGAAAATGGAATTGTAAAATCTACACAAGGTTTAGAGCAGGCAAAATTATTCTCTTTACTAAGCGGAAAACATAATTCAGACAACGCGTTTTATGATTTTTCGATCACGAAAAACGTTGCAGCGATCTTTATCTCCATCTTCTTTATGTTCCTTGTTTTTATTGGAATGGCAAGAGGATATTCAAAATCATTAGTACCAAGTGGATTCGGAAGATTCATGGAACCTGTTATTCTTTTTATTAGAGACGAAGTAGCGATCCCGAATATTGGAGCAAAAAAATATAAAAAATACATGCCTTATTTATTGACTGTATTTTTCTTTATCTGGTTTAACAATATGTTTGGTTTAATTCCATTTGCGCCATTTGGTTATAACTTAACTGGTAACATCGCAACAACAGCTGTTTTAGCAATTATTACTTTATTAATTACTCTATTCAGTGCCAATAAAGATTATTGGAAACATATCTTCATGCCACCAGTGCCATTATTATTGTACCCAATTATGGTTCCAATTGAAATCATCGGTATATTCACGAAGCCATTTGCCTTAATGATGCGTCTCTTTGCTAATATTACAGCTGGACACATTATGGTATTAGCGATCATGTCTTTAATATTTATTTTTAAAACACCACTTTTAGGATTCGCTTCAGTTCCACTTGGATTATTCATCGGAATGTTGGAAATATTAGTAGCAGCTTTACAGGCCTATATCTTTACCGTTCTTTCAGCTTTGTTTATTGGAATGGCAGTTCAAGAGCACGAACATGAAGGAGCACATTAA
- a CDS encoding ATP synthase F0 subunit C, producing the protein MEEISQGVGLIYVGIGLAVLGVGLGIGKIGGHAMDAIARQPEQAGKIQGAMLIAAGLIEGAGLIAIIFGAFVK; encoded by the coding sequence ATGGAAGAGATTTCACAAGGAGTAGGACTTATTTACGTAGGAATCGGTTTAGCAGTATTAGGCGTTGGTCTAGGTATTGGTAAAATCGGTGGACATGCAATGGATGCTATTGCAAGACAACCAGAGCAAGCAGGTAAAATCCAGGGAGCAATGCTTATTGCTGCAGGACTTATCGAGGGTGCTGGTTTGATCGCGATCATCTTTGGAGCGTTCGTTAAGTAA
- the atpF gene encoding F0F1 ATP synthase subunit B has product MIEPGIGLLFWMTLTFVILLFLLAKFAWKPILSAINEREVTIVDSLNQAKLAKQEVENLKAENEIIIREAKVERDQILKEAREIKDRIVGEAKDVAKAEADKIIESARHTIQAEKSAAVADIKNQIGALSVNIAESILKQKLDNDGAQDELVANILNTSNLN; this is encoded by the coding sequence ATGATAGAACCGGGAATTGGCTTATTGTTTTGGATGACTTTAACCTTTGTGATCCTTTTATTTTTATTAGCAAAGTTCGCGTGGAAACCAATTTTAAGTGCTATTAACGAAAGAGAAGTTACGATCGTAGATTCCCTTAATCAAGCTAAATTGGCAAAACAAGAAGTTGAAAACTTGAAAGCTGAAAACGAAATCATCATCCGTGAAGCTAAGGTAGAGCGTGATCAAATTTTGAAAGAAGCCAGAGAAATTAAAGACAGAATTGTAGGTGAGGCTAAAGATGTAGCAAAAGCGGAAGCAGACAAAATAATTGAATCAGCAAGACACACCATCCAGGCAGAAAAATCTGCTGCTGTAGCTGATATCAAAAACCAAATTGGAGCTTTATCTGTAAACATCGCGGAATCTATTTTGAAACAAAAATTAGATAACGATGGTGCACAGGATGAATTAGTAGCAAATATCCTTAATACTTCTAACTTAAACTAG
- the atpH gene encoding ATP synthase F1 subunit delta yields the protein MRTSKVAKRYAQGLLNFTQEAGLTTSVFGEMKDLVNTIEKSKELQSFFTSPIIEVKKKISVSAEIFKSFSPVTKNLIQLVIKHGREGQLSNIGQEFINKVEDMNGVQRITLTSATALSQENIDNILKSTTLVNHNNQFDVKSIINPEILGGYILRVGDQQIDASVKSKLNRLNKEFQLN from the coding sequence ATGCGTACAAGTAAAGTTGCAAAAAGATATGCACAAGGTTTACTTAATTTTACCCAGGAAGCAGGACTTACAACTTCTGTTTTTGGGGAGATGAAGGACCTGGTGAATACCATCGAAAAATCGAAAGAGCTGCAAAGCTTTTTTACTTCTCCGATTATAGAGGTGAAGAAGAAAATCAGTGTTTCGGCAGAGATTTTTAAAAGCTTTTCTCCTGTGACTAAGAATTTAATTCAGTTGGTCATTAAGCATGGTAGAGAAGGACAATTGAGCAATATTGGTCAGGAATTCATTAACAAAGTGGAAGACATGAACGGAGTGCAAAGAATTACTTTGACTTCTGCAACGGCACTTTCTCAGGAGAATATTGATAATATCCTTAAATCAACAACCCTTGTTAATCATAATAACCAGTTCGATGTAAAATCAATTATCAATCCTGAAATTTTGGGAGGATATATATTACGGGTTGGCGATCAACAAATAGATGCATCGGTGAAATCAAAATTAAACCGATTGAATAAAGAATTTCAATTAAATTAA